A segment of the Candidatus Nitrososphaera gargensis Ga9.2 genome:
TCCCGGATCACCTGAAGAAAGAAATCTGAGTGAAATAGGCAGCACCTTCAAACCGGACGAGCTAGAGCTGTAGATATCCTAAATGATGTGTCAGAGGCAGCAATAGCAATAGATGTTATATAAAATAAATGCCGCCTTAACTCTGTTTTTGTTCTGTCACTATTGCATTTCTCCTCAGCGCATTAATGAGCTTCGTTAAAACCTGTGTTACAACATTGTCTTTATTGCTGGCATCAGATATCCACAGTAGTAGCTCCAGCTTGGCTTTGTTATTATCATTAAGCTCCCGTATATTGACTACAGGATCCTTTGCCAAATAGCGCCTAAGGTCAGTTCCAATTTGCATAGCTATATTGTATGCCATTTGTACATCATCATAGCCGACTTTGAATGCTATTGGTACTGGCAGAACTCCTTTCTCAAGAATTGTTATTTTTTGTTTCATGAGATCTGCGTTTGATATCGAATAGATGTTGCCCGTCAGTACATCACGAAACAGAGTATTTTGGAGCCGTATTTCCTTTACTTCTACAAGCTCTCCTGAGCTTAGAATTATTCGCTGGCCTACTCTGAGTGAACCTTGACTTGCAATAGACAGGCCGGCAAATACATCCAGTATGATAGGTTGAAGCGCTACAACTATTGCAAAGCCAAGAAGTCCCCATCCAAATAATATGTCAGTAACGTCAACGCCAAAAACTGCTAATGCGGCTGCTCCTATCAGAAATACTGTAAGACCTTTGCCAAGTCGTGACATTGGAAGAATAAGGGAGCTAACATTTGCTCTTGTCCGCTTAAACCAGCTCCTACTAGTCACGAGCCCTATCACGTCAATTACCTTCAATATTATGGCTGCAATAAGGACAAGTGAAC
Coding sequences within it:
- a CDS encoding mechanosensitive ion channel family protein, whose translation is MVIGGTVLGIKLLGFVFQKIVNALDRHEHLRQLDSRLIYAIRIPLYLGVALTGLRIALTQVPFLDSYSSILDQIFYVGSLVLIAAIILKVIDVIGLVTSRSWFKRTRANVSSLILPMSRLGKGLTVFLIGAAALAVFGVDVTDILFGWGLLGFAIVVALQPIILDVFAGLSIASQGSLRVGQRIILSSGELVEVKEIRLQNTLFRDVLTGNIYSISNADLMKQKITILEKGVLPVPIAFKVGYDDVQMAYNIAMQIGTDLRRYLAKDPVVNIRELNDNNKAKLELLLWISDASNKDNVVTQVLTKLINALRRNAIVTEQKQS